In a genomic window of Tripterygium wilfordii isolate XIE 37 chromosome 8, ASM1340144v1, whole genome shotgun sequence:
- the LOC120004366 gene encoding probable glutathione S-transferase produces MADQVILLDKNISMFGMRARIALAEKEIKYEYKEQDLVNKSPLLLQMNPVHKKIPVLVHNGKPICESLVIVQYIDEVWNDKSPLLPSDPYERAQARFWADYIDKKIYDASRKIWTTKGEELEAAKEEFIGILKVLEDELGDKPYFGGDKFGFVDIALVSFHSWFYTYETYGNFSIESRLPKIGSWAKRCMEKETVSKSLCDEKVVYEFAVMLRKKFGIE; encoded by the exons ATGGCGGACCAGGTGATTCTGCTAGACAAAAATATCAGTATGTTCGGGATGAGGGCTAGGATAGCCTTGGCCGAGAAGGAGATCAAGTACGAGTACAAGGAGCAGGATTTGGTCAACAAaagtcctcttcttcttcagatGAACCCGGTTCACAAGAAGATCCCTGTTCTTGTCCACAATGGCAAGCCAATCTGCGAGTCTCTTGTCATTGTTCAGTACATCGATGAGGTCTGGAACGACAAGTCTCCTCTGCTTCCCTCCGATCCTTACGAGAGAGCTCAAGCTAGGTTTTGGGCCGATTATATCGACAAGAAG ATTTATGATGCTTCGAGGAAGATATGGACCACAAAAGGAGAAGAGCTGGAGGCAGCCAAGGAGGAGTTCATAGGAATCCTGAAGGTCTTGGAGGATGAGCTTGGTGATAAGCCCTACTTTGGAGGCGACAAATTTGGGTTTGTTGATATTGCTTTGGTTTCCTTCCATAGCTGGTTTTACACCTATGAGACCTATGGCAATTTCAGTATAGAGAGTAGGTTGCCCAAGATTGGTTCATGGGCCAAGAGGTGCATGGAGAAGGAGACTGTGTCGAAGTCCCTTTGCGATGAGAAGGTTGTCTACGAGTTTGCTGTTATGTTGAGGAAGAAGTTCGGAATTGAGTAG